A region of Polynucleobacter sp. JS-Mosq-20-D10 DNA encodes the following proteins:
- the hyi gene encoding hydroxypyruvate isomerase: protein MPKFAANLTMLFNEKPFMERFALAKIGGFKAVEFLFPYAFEASEIKSALDNNALKLVLHNLPAGDWDAGERGIACHPDRVAEFRSGVAKAIEYASILGVPQLNCLAGKTPEGVDPALVHDTFVSNLQFAAAELKKSGLKLLIEPINTFDIPGFYLSKTAQGIAILDAVAADNAFLQYDIYHAQRMEGELANTIQKYFDRIAHIQLADNPGRNEPGTGEINYSYLFDFLTRLGYKGYIGCEYKPLKTTEAGLHWMDQYEQ, encoded by the coding sequence ATGCCCAAGTTTGCAGCCAACCTCACTATGTTGTTTAATGAAAAACCATTTATGGAGCGTTTTGCGCTAGCCAAGATTGGGGGTTTCAAAGCCGTTGAATTTCTATTTCCTTATGCTTTTGAAGCTAGCGAAATTAAGTCCGCTTTAGATAACAATGCCTTAAAGTTGGTGTTGCACAACCTGCCAGCAGGAGATTGGGACGCAGGGGAAAGAGGTATTGCATGTCACCCAGACCGTGTTGCTGAGTTTCGATCTGGTGTTGCGAAGGCGATTGAGTACGCCAGTATTTTGGGCGTACCTCAACTCAACTGCTTAGCAGGAAAGACCCCTGAGGGGGTTGATCCGGCATTAGTTCATGACACGTTCGTTAGCAATTTACAGTTTGCTGCTGCTGAGCTGAAGAAGTCAGGATTAAAACTCTTGATCGAGCCAATTAATACCTTTGATATCCCCGGCTTCTATCTCTCTAAAACTGCTCAAGGTATTGCAATACTGGATGCAGTTGCTGCTGATAATGCTTTTTTACAATACGACATTTACCATGCTCAGCGCATGGAAGGTGAGCTAGCCAATACGATACAAAAATACTTTGATCGAATTGCGCATATTCAGTTGGCGGATAACCCAGGCCGTAATGAGCCCGGTACCGGAGAAATAAACTACAGCTACTTATTTGATTTTTTAACTCGACTTGGTTACAAGGGTTACATCGGTTGTGAGTACAAGCCTTTGAAAACTACTGAGGCTGGCCTACATTGGATGGATCAATACGAGCAGTAA